A region of Candidatus Desulfatibia profunda DNA encodes the following proteins:
- a CDS encoding energy transducer TonB, giving the protein MKRTLIAAVLALGIHAIILGAECNWYKPIFIDRPIPRVMTMTLASWQPRKPAVKIQDIPSKTPVRFKTPPKMLKEQITKPMPLKPDTASRPLSTASVAETVDNYKPAPETRLTDPETSKPIDRGNQDQSASPFVQEAKPLYQTNPAPEYPRMARRRGYQGNVVLEVLVSRNGNVSDLKVSTSSGYPILDQAAINSVKKWTFVPGMRGNENVEMWVRVPIRFELE; this is encoded by the coding sequence TGGGAGCGGAGTGCAACTGGTATAAACCGATCTTTATCGACAGACCGATACCCCGTGTTATGACCATGACGTTGGCCTCTTGGCAGCCCCGGAAACCTGCAGTGAAAATTCAGGATATCCCTTCGAAAACACCGGTCCGTTTCAAAACTCCCCCCAAAATGCTGAAAGAGCAAATTACAAAACCCATGCCCTTAAAACCCGATACCGCTTCCCGGCCCCTTTCAACCGCGTCTGTTGCAGAGACCGTCGACAATTACAAACCTGCGCCTGAAACCAGACTGACTGATCCCGAAACGTCAAAACCGATTGATCGTGGAAACCAGGATCAATCGGCGTCTCCCTTCGTGCAGGAGGCCAAACCGCTGTATCAAACCAACCCTGCTCCCGAATATCCCCGTATGGCCAGGCGCAGGGGATATCAGGGCAATGTTGTTTTGGAAGTTCTGGTGAGCCGCAATGGAAATGTCAGCGACCTGAAGGTCTCCACGTCAAGTGGATACCCGATTCTGGACCAGGCGGCCATAAATTCTGTGAAAAAATGGACGTTCGTACCCGGTATGCGGGGGAATGAAAACGTGGAGATGTGGGTTAGGGTCCCAATACGTTTTGAACTGGAATAG